The following DNA comes from Candidatus Nitrosotalea okcheonensis.
TGTAAGAAAATGTGTTAGAGTTCAACTAATAAAAAATGGTAAAACGGTTACAGCCTTCCTTCCTAGGGACGGTGCCCTTAACTTTGTTGATGAACATGACGAAGTACATGTAGAAGGCATGGGTGCATCCATGGGAGGAGCACTAGGTGATATTCCTGGTGTAAGGTGGAAGGTTTTCAAAGTAAATGGTACTTCACTTAAGGAACTTGTCTATGGAAAGAAGGAAAAACCAAGGAGATAAAAAATGACAGAAACACAAAATCTTCTACTTTTCAGAAAATGGGATATCTCAAATATAGATGTCAAAGATCCGGGATTGAAAAATGTAATATCT
Coding sequences within:
- a CDS encoding 30S ribosomal protein S12; the protein is MAKSPLGLFAGRVLKDKRKRQKWSIGTYKRRELGLDKKASPLGGAPQARGIVLEKVGIEAKQPNSAVRKCVRVQLIKNGKTVTAFLPRDGALNFVDEHDEVHVEGMGASMGGALGDIPGVRWKVFKVNGTSLKELVYGKKEKPRR